DNA sequence from the Cystobacter ferrugineus genome:
GTGCAGCCCAGGGGCGAGAAGCCCACCTGCGCGAGGTCGCTCGAGTACCGGTCCTTCTCCTGCAAGTAGGCCCGCTCCGCCGTGAAGAGTGCCCGGATCTCCTCCACCCCCACCCGCTCCTGCGCGGCGCACACGGACTCGGCGGGCTCCCGCTCGTCCCAGGCGATAGGGCGGCGCACCCCGGAGCGCTCCAGCCAGAAGGTGATGACCTGGGACGGGGACGAGCCGATCCCCACCGTCACGTCCGCGACCGGCGTGCCCGCGGCCCCTCGCGCGATGACCAGGAAGGAGGAATTCGGAAACCCCGTCACCGACTCCACATGGTAGGCGAAGCGACAGCCCGCCACCCAGTCGGGTCCGGGCACGGGCGCACGCGCGCCATCCGTGCAGCTCAGGGGCCTGAAACCCGACTGCGCGAGGAGGCTCGGATACCGGTCCTTCTCCTGCAAGAACGCCTGCATCGCCAAGAAGGCATGGCTCATGGCCTCGATGCCCTCCATCTCCTGGGCGGAGAAGGAACCGGTGGACCGGCACTCGTACCAGTCGACGAAGCGGCGGGTCTCGGCGTTCTCCAACCAGAAGACGATGTCCTGGTTCGCGGGCGAGCCAATCCCCAGCGTCACGTCCTCGGCCGGAGTGCCCGCGGCTCCCCGAGCGATGGCGGTGAAGGTCGGCACCGGCAGGCCCGTCACCGACGTCACCTGATAGGCGAAATGGCAGCCCGCCACCCAGCCCGGCCCGGGCACGGGCGCTCGCGAGCCGTCCGCGCACGCCGCGGGCGCGAAGCCCACCTGCGCCAGGTCCTGTGAATACTTGTCCTTCTCCCCCAAGAACGAGCGCTCCGCCTCGTACAGCGCCCTCATCTCGCGGATGCCCTCGCCTTCAACCCCTCCACAGTCGACAGGCTCCGCCATCGCCACCGAGGTCCACGGCCCGCACAGCGCGCCCACCACGGACAGCCACCGCATCGAATGACGCATCATGTGTACCCCCTCTTGTTTCATCGCGAGCGAACTAGACAGCAGCGCCCGCCAGGGGTTTCAAGCAAAAGTGCGGGCGTGGAGCGACTTTCGTGTGACGGCAGCGACCCCATTTCGAAGGAGCGCGAAATGTTCATGGACGCGAGCGGGAGGACGACGTGAAGCGGTGGCTCCGGCTCGGACTGTTGCTGGCAATGGGGGCGTGCGCTTGCGCCCGGGGTCCGAAGGAGGTGCGTCCCGCGCCGGCCTGGACGGGAGAGGAACCGATGAGCTGGTTCGACTGCGCCGAGGGCAGCACGCTCGTGATGCGGCGCGCCCCCGGCGATGGCGGCAGGCCCTACCTCTTCCGCGAAAGGCTCACCCGTTCCCGCGACGGGAAGGCCGAGGTATCGCGGGGCGCGGGAAGCCATCATGTCTTCATCAAATACTGGCCGTGGGGTCCCCCCCCTCCCCGCGAGAAGTTCCTGCGCCGGGATCATCTCGAGATCCAGGGCGAAGCGATCCCGGTCGATGTCTTCGAGCGCACCGCGACCAAGGGCGGAGCCTCTTCAAACCACCAATACTGCGGCCGACTGGTGGAGGAGGTCTGGAAGCGGGTGGACGCCCCCGCGGCGGAGGGGGCGCTGCGAGTGCGCCATGACCGCGTCCACTCGGACATTCCTCCGGGGTGCAGCCAGCCTCCGGTGCCAGAACTCTGGGAGTCCGATGCGGAGGGGTTCGTCGACACGCGGCGTGTGCTCGGAGTCCGGGAGGAAGTGGTCATCGACGGGTGGGTGTACCCGTGCCTGCGGGTGAGGACCTGGGACCACGAGGGCGTCCCGTTCGACTCGCTGGAGTGCCCCGGTGTGCTCGGCGGCAAGGCCCAATGGGAAGAGGTGCTGCGGTTCAGCGCTGGCCAGATACAGAGGGATCGCATCGAGGTCGTGTCGTTCGACTGCCGCCGTTGAGGGCACGAGCCCGCCGCTCGGCCCGGCTCCCTCGCGAGGACTCAGGCCGCCGCGGACTGGGGCTTGCGGCGCAGGAAGAGCAGGAAGAGCAACCCCACGCCCAGGATGCCCGCGAAGGTGACGAGGCCGTCGAACGCCACGCTCGCGCGAGCGCCCAGGCCGCGGAAGCTCGAGGCATGCCCATCCAGGGCGGTGACGTAGCTGATGGCGAAGTTGGAGGCCGCGACGAAGAGCGTGTACTTCGTGGTGACGGCGGCCCCCTCGTTGACCATCTCGAGCACCATGCCGGCGAAGGCCGCGAAGCCCGCGCCATTGGCGAAGCTGTAGACGAGCGTGCCCCAGATATAGGTGGTGGGCGTCATGGGCGCGGCCGCCATGGCGAAGGCACTCAGCCCCGTGAGTCCGCCCATGAGCGCGTAGTTGAGCTTGCGATTCATCCGGTCCGACAGCCACCCGCCCACCAGCGAGCCGAGCGCCCCGGTGACACCCATGCCCAGGCCGTTGACCAGTTCCACCACGTGCTCGGGCACCTGGTAGTCGCCCGCCATGGCGCTGAAGAGGTTGGTGAGCGCGCCGCAGCTCACCGGCATGAGGCACAACACCAGCATCACGAGCCCATCCCGGCTGAAGGCCGTGCGCGCCAGGTCCACCACGATGCCCCTCACGCGCCCCCAGGCCGCGCGCAGCAGCGGCCCCGGCTCGGCCCGAGCGCCCGCGCGCTCGACGATGAAGAAGATGCCCACCCCGCTGCCCAGCACCAGCACGGCCATCACCACGCCCACCACCTGCCGGGAGAAGGAGCTCGCCAGCCAGATGCACAGCGCTCCGAGCATGCTCGTGGCCCCCACGTTCCCCGCCATCTGCCAGCCGCCCGTGCGGCCCTTGTCCTCGAGCCGCGTGGTGGTGGCCATGAGCCCGTTGAGCGCCGCGTGCGCCGTGGACGCCGTGGCCTGCATGCCCGTGAGCAGCAGCGTGTAGAGCCCGAGGTGCTGGGAGGGCTCCTCCAGGAAGGCACAGGCCAGCAGGAACAGCGCCGTGAGCAGCGTGCAGACGCCGTACCAGATGCGCCGCCACGGCCCCAGATCGATGAGCGGCACCCACAGGAGCTTCCACGCGTGCGGGGAGAAGGCGGTGCCGGACAACAGGCCGATCTCCGCGAGCGGCATGCCCTCGCGGGCCAGCCAGTAGGGAACCGCCGTCTGCAGGAAGCCCACGGCGGCGCCGAACTGGATCTCCAACAGACCGAACAGGGGAGGCCAGGACCAACGCTCTTCGGGGGTGGCTTCGGTGGTGGCGGGCGCCACCGCTTCGGACTCGATCACGAATGACTCGGGAGGCAAGGGGTCGACACGGCCCCGAGTCTACGCGAGGGCCCCTGCCCCGCGGCGCGGGCCCTCACCGCCGCGAGAGCAACGTGTCGCGACGCCGCGAGGACCTGTCCCCCATCAACACAGCCGCGCACGGGGCCCTTGTCTCGGCGCGTCGGGCCGGTACATACGTCTCCCGGAGGAGCCCTCATGCGTGACAGCTCGAAGCGTTTCTCACCCCCCGGCCCGCTCGGCTTCGGGGGAGCCCCCCTGGGCAACATGTTCAACCGTGTCGACGAGGAGACGGCCGAGGGCGCCCTGCTGGCCGCCTGGGACAGCGGCATCCGCTACTTCGACACCGCGCCCATGTACGGGTGTGGCCTGTCCGAGCACCGCTTCGGCCGAGTGCTGCGCCGCTTCGAGCGCGACTCGTACGTCCTGTCCACCAAGGTGGGCCGGATGCTCATCCCCGACCCGAAGGCGCCCGAGAACCTGGGGCCCTTCCTCGGGGTGCTGCCCTTCCGGGTGCAGTACGACTACTCGGCCGAGGGAGCACGCCGGTCCATCGAGGACAGCCTGCAGCGGCTCGGCGTGGGGCGCATCGACGTGGCGTACATCCACGACGTGGCCGAGGACCATCACGGCCCGGGTTGGAAGGAAGTGTTCACCACGGCGATGAAGGGAGCGGCACGGGAGCTGACCCGGATGCGCGAGGAGGGCCTCATCCGCGCCTGGGGACTGGGGGTGAATCGGGTGGAAGCCTGCCAGAAGGCGCTGGAGGAGTCGGATCCGGACGTGTTCCTGCTCGCGGGGCGCTACAGCCTGTTGGATCTCACCGCGCTGGACACGCTGTTTCCCGCCTGCGCCGCGCGCGGCGTGAAGGTGGTGGTGGGCGGCCCCTACAACTCGGGGCTGCTCGCGGGCGGCAGCATGTTCGAGTACGCGGAAGCACCCCCCGAGCAGGTGGCCGCGCGCGACCGGGTGGCGGCGGTGTGCCAGCGGCATGGCGTGGACATCAAGGCGGCGGCGCTCCAGTTCTGCGCCGCGCATCCGGTGGTGGCCTCGGTGATTCCCGGCGCCAAGAGCGGCGAGCGGGTGCGCCAGAACGTGGAGCTGATGCGCCAGCCCATCCCCGGCGCGTTCTGGCGGGAACTCAAGCAGGAGGGCCTCCTGCCCGCGCACGCGCCGACTCCGGAGAACTGAGCCATGCACGACGGCCCCATGCTCACCGGGTGGCGCTCCCACTGGGCGAGGCCCACGCCGCCCTCCCCTCGGAGGCGCGGAGGAAATCCTGGAATTTCTCATTCTATGTTGATTAGGTCGATCCTCATGAATGCCCGCCTCGCTCCGTCCCCCCGAAGCTCCGCGCCGTGGCGCCGGAGGGGTCATAACCTCACCGAGTTCGCCCTCATCACGTTCCTCGTGGCCTTGGGGACGATCGGGGTGGTGGGGCTGTTCGGCGACAACCTGCGCCAGCTCTTCGGGACGAACTCGGAAGCCCTCGCGGGTGCCTCGACCGCTCAGAACGGGGGGACCGCGCCCTCCGCGGACCTGGGCAAGTGGAGCATCAAGGGCTCGGGCGGCACGGGTGGCGACACGGGCAACCCGGGCGGGACCTCGAACTCCCAGGGCACGGGCACAGACAACTAGGCCCGTGGGGGTCGAGTCCCGCGAGGTGCCCTGTCACGCGGCCTGACTGCCGTCGTTGTCGCGCACCACGAAGGCGAGCTGCCCCGTCTCGGTGTCGCGCACGGGGGTGAAGTCGAACCGCCCTCCGCACGCCTCCCGGGTGTCCGCCGAGACGAGCACGCCGCCCGGAGAGGCGCGCCGCGCCAGTTGCCGCGCCTGCTCCAGCGGCGAACCGAGCACCGTGTACTCCCACCGGCCCCCCCGAGGGCCCACGTTGCCCACCAGCGCCTCGCCGGTGGCCACGCCCACGCGCACCTCCAGGGCCACCCGGGACGTGGCCCGCGCCTCCAGCCGGGCCTGCACCGCCAGCGCCGCCTCCACCGCGCGCCGCGCATGGTCCGCCATCCGCTGCGGATCCCCGAACACCGCGAGCACCCCCTCGCCACGCAGCGAGTCCACGCGCCCCTTGCGCGCGAGCACCTCGCGCACCACCCCGTCGAGGGCCTCGCGCAGCTCGCCCACCACCTCCTCGGGAGGCAGGCGCTCCAGGGCGCCCGTGGCGCCCCGCACCCAGGCGCACAGCACCGACACACGCTGGCGTGAGCCCTCCAGGCTCAGCGCCGCCTCCGAGGCGGACACCAGCCGCTCCAGCTCGGCGTCATCCACGTAACCCTCGAAGGTGTGACGCATCCGCGAGCGCTCCTGCTCGTCGGCGGAGATGCGCCCCGCGAGCACCAGGCCGAAGGCCAGCACCGAGGCCACCATGGGCCCCAGGGGCCCGAGCACCACCCCACGCTCGGCCAGCAACAGCGCCCCGCCCACCACCCCGAGCAGCACCACCAGCACCGAGGCGAACGTCAGCGAGGGGCGCAGCACCAGCACCGCCCCCGTCAGCAGCGCGCCACACAGGGCGATGAGCGCGAGTTGCAGTCCCAGGGGCAGCTCGCGCACGGGCCGATCCTCCAGCAGATCACTCAGGAGCGAGGCGTGCAGCAGCACCAGCGGCAACGTCTGGCCATTGGCGAAGGGGCCCAGGTCGCGCACGCTCTCCGCCGTCTGCCCCACCAGCACGTACTTGTCCCTGAGATGCTCGGCCAGCGCGGGGGGGAAGACGGGCTCGCGTGCCTGGGCGAGCTCCTCGTAGAGCGCGCCGTAGGAGAGCACGTCCGTGGCCCCGGGCCTCCGGAAGCTGGCCAGCACGGCGCTGCTGTCGTCGGTGGGCACGTGCAGGGCCCCCAGCCGCACGCCGTCCGGCTCCTGGATGATGCCGGAGATGGGCAGCCCCAGGCCCCGCATGTACATGCCCAGCGCGAGCGTGGGCAGGGCCCGTCCCGCCAGGTTCGACAGCATGTACGCGCCGCGGACGTTGCCGGAGGCCGAGCGCGCCACCTCCACCTGCGCCACCACCGAGCCGCGCAGCAGGGGCTCCTGGGGCGCGAGCACTCCCTGGCACCCGAAGCGGGGAGAGGGGCCCGGGGCGAGGGAGGAGGACTCGAGCCGCCGGGCCAGCGCCTTGGTCTTGTCGTTGGCCTCGAAGGTACAGGGCGCGGCCAGCACCACCCGGCCGTACCGGGCGATGGCCTCGCCCAGGGCCGCGTCCGCGCCGGGGCCGTCTCGCGCTGGCAGGTAGAGGAAGGAGTCGATGCCGAGCGCCTTCACCCCGGCCCGCCCGAGCGCCTCCACCATCCTCGCCTGGACGTGGCGCGGCTGGGGCCAGCCCACCGAGTCGATGGTGGGCTGATCGATGGCGAGCAGCACCACCTGAGGGTTCCACGGCCGGGGACGGGCCGTCAGCAGCAGGCCCTGTGCGCGCTCCTCGAAGCCGCGCCAGGCCTGCGTGGGCGCCAGGGCCATCACGAGCCCGGTGGCCAACGCGCCCAGCAGCACGCCGCGCCGCACCCGCCGCCGCACCCGGCTCCGGGCGCTCTCCTGCTCGCGCGCGGGGTCTCTCGCGAGTGCCTGGAGCAGCGCCTCCATGTTGGGGAAGCGCTCCTTGGGCTCGTAGCTCAGCCCGCGCAGCACCACGTCGTTCAACCACGGCGGCACGCGGGCGCGGGTGCGCGAGGGCTGGAAGTGCCGGGCCCGGATGTTGCGCTCCAACTCCGCGTCATTGCCACCCGCGAAGGGCCGGCAGCCGTGGAGCGTCTCGTACAGCGCCACGCAGAAGCTGAACTGGTCGCTGCGCTCGTCGACGGGAGCCAGGAGCGTCATCTGCTCGGGAGCCATGTACCCGGGCGTGCCCACCACCAACCCCGCCAGGGTCAACTCCTGGCCGAGCCATCGCGCCTGTCCGGGTACGCCCTCGGGCCTTGGGGCCTCCGGGAGGCCCTCCCGGGAGCGGGCCAGCCCGAAGTCCGACACCCGTACCGAGCCGTCCACGCCGATGAGGATGTTGCTCGGCTTGATGTCGCGGTGGATGAGGCCCGCGGCGTGCGCGGCGGCCAGCCCCGCTCCCGCCTGGCGGAAGATCTCCAGGAGCTGACGCGTGGAGCGGGGCGTCCGGGCCCACTCGCGCAGCGTGGTGCCCTCCACGTATTCCATGGCCACGAAGAGACTGCCCTCGACGTGGAGCAGGTCGTGGATGGTGACCACGTTGGGATGCGAGACGCTCGCCATGGCCTGCGCCTCGCGCAGGAAGCGGGTCTTGTGCTCCTCGTGTTCCGGGCGCTCGGACATCCAGGAGTGCAGCCGCTTGATGGCCACCCGGCGGTGCAGCTCGGGGTCATGCGCCAGGTAGACGGCGCCCATGCCGCCGGTGCCCAGCACGCGCTCGATGACGTAGCGGCCGACGCGGCTGCCGGGCTCGAAGTCCCTGCGGGCGGCGGGGGCGTGGGGTTTGCGTGGCGGCGCCTCCGCGCGCGTCTCGTCCAGGGCGGGAGCCGGGGCGGAGGGGAGCGAGCCGTGGGGGGTGTCCGGAAGGGTCTGGTCGAGTTCTTCCCGGCACCGCGCGCACCCGCCCAGGTGGG
Encoded proteins:
- a CDS encoding MFS transporter codes for the protein MIESEAVAPATTEATPEERWSWPPLFGLLEIQFGAAVGFLQTAVPYWLAREGMPLAEIGLLSGTAFSPHAWKLLWVPLIDLGPWRRIWYGVCTLLTALFLLACAFLEEPSQHLGLYTLLLTGMQATASTAHAALNGLMATTTRLEDKGRTGGWQMAGNVGATSMLGALCIWLASSFSRQVVGVVMAVLVLGSGVGIFFIVERAGARAEPGPLLRAAWGRVRGIVVDLARTAFSRDGLVMLVLCLMPVSCGALTNLFSAMAGDYQVPEHVVELVNGLGMGVTGALGSLVGGWLSDRMNRKLNYALMGGLTGLSAFAMAAAPMTPTTYIWGTLVYSFANGAGFAAFAGMVLEMVNEGAAVTTKYTLFVAASNFAISYVTALDGHASSFRGLGARASVAFDGLVTFAGILGVGLLFLLFLRRKPQSAAA
- a CDS encoding aldo/keto reductase, encoding MRDSSKRFSPPGPLGFGGAPLGNMFNRVDEETAEGALLAAWDSGIRYFDTAPMYGCGLSEHRFGRVLRRFERDSYVLSTKVGRMLIPDPKAPENLGPFLGVLPFRVQYDYSAEGARRSIEDSLQRLGVGRIDVAYIHDVAEDHHGPGWKEVFTTAMKGAARELTRMREEGLIRAWGLGVNRVEACQKALEESDPDVFLLAGRYSLLDLTALDTLFPACAARGVKVVVGGPYNSGLLAGGSMFEYAEAPPEQVAARDRVAAVCQRHGVDIKAAALQFCAAHPVVASVIPGAKSGERVRQNVELMRQPIPGAFWRELKQEGLLPAHAPTPEN
- a CDS encoding Flp family type IVb pilin; its protein translation is MNARLAPSPRSSAPWRRRGHNLTEFALITFLVALGTIGVVGLFGDNLRQLFGTNSEALAGASTAQNGGTAPSADLGKWSIKGSGGTGGDTGNPGGTSNSQGTGTDN
- a CDS encoding protein kinase domain-containing protein: MASPPPPFSPPLSPACLKPHEVSLFLQGHLPPERRQRVEAHLGGCARCREELDQTLPDTPHGSLPSAPAPALDETRAEAPPRKPHAPAARRDFEPGSRVGRYVIERVLGTGGMGAVYLAHDPELHRRVAIKRLHSWMSERPEHEEHKTRFLREAQAMASVSHPNVVTIHDLLHVEGSLFVAMEYVEGTTLREWARTPRSTRQLLEIFRQAGAGLAAAHAAGLIHRDIKPSNILIGVDGSVRVSDFGLARSREGLPEAPRPEGVPGQARWLGQELTLAGLVVGTPGYMAPEQMTLLAPVDERSDQFSFCVALYETLHGCRPFAGGNDAELERNIRARHFQPSRTRARVPPWLNDVVLRGLSYEPKERFPNMEALLQALARDPAREQESARSRVRRRVRRGVLLGALATGLVMALAPTQAWRGFEERAQGLLLTARPRPWNPQVVLLAIDQPTIDSVGWPQPRHVQARMVEALGRAGVKALGIDSFLYLPARDGPGADAALGEAIARYGRVVLAAPCTFEANDKTKALARRLESSSLAPGPSPRFGCQGVLAPQEPLLRGSVVAQVEVARSASGNVRGAYMLSNLAGRALPTLALGMYMRGLGLPISGIIQEPDGVRLGALHVPTDDSSAVLASFRRPGATDVLSYGALYEELAQAREPVFPPALAEHLRDKYVLVGQTAESVRDLGPFANGQTLPLVLLHASLLSDLLEDRPVRELPLGLQLALIALCGALLTGAVLVLRPSLTFASVLVVLLGVVGGALLLAERGVVLGPLGPMVASVLAFGLVLAGRISADEQERSRMRHTFEGYVDDAELERLVSASEAALSLEGSRQRVSVLCAWVRGATGALERLPPEEVVGELREALDGVVREVLARKGRVDSLRGEGVLAVFGDPQRMADHARRAVEAALAVQARLEARATSRVALEVRVGVATGEALVGNVGPRGGRWEYTVLGSPLEQARQLARRASPGGVLVSADTREACGGRFDFTPVRDTETGQLAFVVRDNDGSQAA